A single window of Nematostella vectensis chromosome 4, jaNemVect1.1, whole genome shotgun sequence DNA harbors:
- the LOC116603372 gene encoding uncharacterized protein LOC116603372, with protein MEAKKKVTQSEIALGDLRQRQAKGRNLYYEIFKHKMDQAPNDINQFCNPKLEEESRQTLLKWIRDLDDRSSSQSLQILFSFSIPSSTAIDEIINLHMPVISAGAGTGYWEYLLHERGADIVMFDHNKIYPEGMRYLDIQTGGPELLRDHQDRVLLIAWPDNEESSTFGIDCLNNYKGDTIIHIGELLGETFSANPWGQSSSRDFQLRLAETFRCVSRVQLPNWPGHMDSLTIWSRVDHVDSSTEMVYIASGGIVGQRYYGWKN; from the exons ATGGAGGCTAAAAAGAAAGTAACACAGTCTGAGATTGCTTTGGGTGATTTAAGACAAAGACAGGCTAAGGGCAGAAACTTGTATTATGAGATATTTAAACATAAGATGGACCAAGCCCCAAATGATATTAATCAATTTTGCAATCCCAAATTGGAGGAAGAATCAAGGCAAACCCTCTTGAAATGGATAAG GGATCTCGATGATAGAAGTTCTTCTCAGAGCTTGcaaattttgttttccttcTCAATCCCATCATCTACTGCAATTGATGAAATAATCAACCTTCACATGCCAGTGATCTCTGCTGGAGCT GGCACTGGCTATTGGGAGTATCTCCTCCATGAAAGAGGAGCTGACATTGTTATGTTTGATCATAATAAAATATACCCTGAAGGGATGAGATACTTGGATATTCAG ACTGGAGGCCCTGAGCTTCTGAGAGATCATCAAGATAGAGTCTTACTGATTGCCTGGCCAGATAATGAAG aatctTCCACATTTGGAATTGACTGTCTTAACAATTATAAGGGTGATACAATAATACACATTGGTGAGCTTCTCGGCGAAACCTTCTCAGCCAATCCCTGGGGTCAGTCCTCCTCACGTGACTTTCAACTTCGTCTTGCCGAAACATTTCGTTGCGTATCACGTGTTCAGCTACCTAACTGGCCAGGTCACATGGATAGTTTAACAATCTGGTCACGAGTTGATCACGTGGACAGTAGCACTGAAATGGTGTATATTGCTAGTGGAGGTATAGTTGGCCAGCGATATTACGGTTGGAAGAACTAG
- the LOC5519729 gene encoding zinc finger matrin-type protein 5 codes for MGKRYYCDFCDRSFADSPQNRKKHNNGVQHQRNRKLHYDSFKDPAELLAEESSKPPCKKFFSTGTCAFGPNCRYSHTNPEMLLAAQAEKDAARQRDTGPSVEDWISRWKKRRRIREEKDKVTTEQDEMPVYTLPLGLPPVYLLPPSLRPPPPGGYAQLPGVGWG; via the exons ATGGGGAAGCGCTACTATTGCGACTTCTGTGACCGATCGTTCGCTGATTCCCCTCAAAATCGCAAAAAGCACAATAATGGGGTCCAACACCAGAGAAATCGCAAGCTTCATTACGACTCTTTCAAAG ATCCAGCAGAACTTTTGGCGGAAGAATCCAGTAAACCTCCTTGTAAAAAGTTCTTCAGCACAG GTACCTGCGCATTTGGCCCAAACTGCAGATATTCCCACACAAACCCAGAAATGTTACTCGCAGCCCAAG CTGAAAAAGATGCTGCAAGGCAGAGGGATACTGGTCCAAGTGTAGAGGATTGGATTTCTAGGTGGAAAAAGCGGCGTAGAATAAGAGAGGAGAAAGACAAAGTAACCACTGAGCAGGATGAGATGCCTGTGTACACACTACCACTGGGACTGCCTCCTGTATACCTGCTTCCACCATCATTaagaccccctccccctggtgGCTATGCCCAACTCccaggggtggggtgggggtag
- the LOC5519730 gene encoding serine/arginine-rich splicing factor 6, whose protein sequence is MSNRVYLGRLPYGTREDDVKKFFYTYGRFKIREIILKDGYGFVEFDYSDDAEDAVYECNGKKMLGERILVEPARGTSKGGYSSGRRGRARDKYGPPLRTPWRMTVENLSSRVSWQDLKDYCRQIGDVTYGDAHKQKQGEGVIEFATKKDLKKALRKLDGKELKGKRIRLIDESPRSHSRSRSRSRSRSKSRSHSRSKSRSRSRSNSPSRKSRKRRHSSRSRSKSHSRSKSRSKSRSRSRSRSRSKSRSRSPRRSKSRSRSPSPKRDKVDDEARGGSPPPKEGNVNGDQQE, encoded by the exons ATGAGTAATCGCGTGTATCTGGGGCGCTTGCCCTACGGCACTCGAGAAGACGATGTGAAGAAGTTTTTCTACACCTACGGGCGCTTCAAAATACGCGAAATTATACTCAAGGATGGATATGGATTTGTG GAGTTTGACTATTCTGACGATGCAGAAGATGCAGTTTACGAGTGTAATGGCAAGAAAATGCTTGGAGAAAG GATTCTTGTGGAGCCTGCAAGAGGGACATCCAAGGGTGGGTACAGTAGTGGCAGACGCGGAAGAGCCAGAGACAA ATATGGGCCCCCTCTAAGGACACCTTGGCGCATGACAGTCGAGAACCTATCAAGTCGGGTCTCGTGGCAG GACCTCAAGGATTACTGCCGGCAAATTGGTGATGTAACCTATGGAGATGCCCACAAGCAAAAGCAAGGGGAAGG GGTCATTGAGTTTGCAACTAAAAAAGATCTCAAAAAAGCCCTGAGGAAGCTGGATGGCAAGGAGCTTAAAGGGAAGAGGATTCGTCTTATTGAT GAAAGCCCTCGTTCACACTCAAGATCTAGGAGTAGGTCAAGGTCTCGTAGTAAATCAAGATCCCATTCGCGATCAAAGTCACGATCCAGATCTCGCAGCAACTCACCATCACGGAAATCACGCAAGCGCAGACACAGCTCACGATCTAGATCAAAGTCCCATTCCAGGTCAAAATCTCGTTCCAAATCTCGCTCGCGCTCGCGCTCCCGATCACGCTCCAAGTCTCGCTCACGTTCTCCACGAAGATCTAAATCACGATCCAGATCTCCCTCGCCCAAGAGAGACAAGGTGGATGATGAAGCAAGAGGTGGGTCTCCTCCTCCCAAGGAGGGGAATGTGAATGGAGACCAGCAGGAATAG